From the Leptospira sp. WS60.C2 genome, one window contains:
- a CDS encoding diaminopimelate decarboxylase: MTSIEKLKFLKEDQVRALAKEFGTPLFVYSEATIEQKCDEALAFPNAFGLQVRYAMKANPNSNILQIMKKKGILIDASSEHEVVRALHFGFAPESIMLTSQEFPKAFVELIGKGVKFNACSLRQLELFGQNFPGKSLSIRFNPGLGSGHTKKTDVGGVTSSFGIWHEKLEEVKAIVKKYNLTVEKVHTHIGSGSDPEVWKAVAKYTLEYAESFPSVSVVSLGGGYKVGRMEDEKSTDLQKIGAPVKIQFQEFAEKHGRKLILEIEPGTYLIALCGALLTTVDDKVDTGKHGFEFIKLDTGMDSNTRPSLYGARHPLVTVKKDGGEPRSNKEYVVVGHCCESGDVFTQKEGGEPMTRLMGETEIGDYVVMEAVGAYCSSMSTKNYNSFPETAEVLLRKDGTPKLIRKKEPVTEIFRNEILVVE, encoded by the coding sequence ATGACATCAATCGAAAAACTAAAGTTTTTGAAAGAAGACCAAGTGCGAGCTTTGGCGAAAGAATTTGGTACCCCTCTCTTTGTCTATTCTGAGGCAACAATCGAACAAAAATGTGACGAAGCCTTGGCGTTTCCCAATGCCTTTGGTCTTCAAGTCCGTTATGCAATGAAGGCAAATCCCAATTCTAATATTTTACAAATTATGAAGAAAAAGGGGATTCTCATCGATGCCTCTTCAGAACATGAGGTGGTCCGGGCCTTACATTTTGGATTTGCACCTGAGTCCATTATGCTCACATCTCAAGAATTTCCGAAAGCCTTTGTGGAACTCATCGGGAAAGGTGTAAAGTTCAATGCCTGTTCGCTTCGGCAATTGGAACTCTTTGGTCAAAACTTTCCAGGGAAGTCTTTATCCATTCGTTTTAATCCAGGTCTTGGTTCGGGACATACCAAAAAGACCGACGTGGGTGGTGTCACTTCCTCTTTTGGGATTTGGCATGAGAAGCTGGAAGAAGTGAAAGCCATTGTGAAGAAATACAACCTCACCGTGGAAAAGGTGCACACACATATTGGTTCTGGGAGTGATCCTGAAGTTTGGAAGGCTGTTGCCAAGTATACACTAGAATATGCAGAAAGTTTTCCTTCTGTCTCTGTGGTGAGTCTCGGTGGTGGTTACAAAGTGGGTCGTATGGAAGATGAGAAATCAACCGACTTACAAAAAATAGGTGCTCCTGTTAAAATCCAATTCCAAGAATTTGCAGAAAAACACGGAAGAAAACTGATTTTAGAAATTGAACCGGGGACGTATCTCATAGCACTTTGTGGGGCTCTTCTCACCACGGTGGATGACAAAGTGGATACAGGAAAACACGGATTTGAATTTATCAAATTAGATACTGGGATGGATTCCAATACAAGACCATCACTCTATGGAGCTCGTCACCCACTTGTCACTGTGAAAAAAGACGGCGGGGAACCGAGGTCTAACAAAGAATATGTGGTTGTTGGGCATTGTTGTGAGTCTGGAGATGTGTTTACCCAAAAAGAAGGCGGAGAACCCATGACTAGACTCATGGGAGAAACAGAGATTGGTGACTATGTGGTAATGGAAGCTGTAGGTGCGTATTGTTCGAGTATGTCCACAAAAAACTACAATAGTTTTCCAGAGACAGCAGAGGTATTACTTAGAAAAGACGGAACACCTAAGCTCATCCGTAAAAAAGAACCTGTCACGGAAATTTTCCGAAACGAAATCTTAGTGGTGGAATGA
- a CDS encoding Crp/Fnr family transcriptional regulator — translation MNVEHLRKYITEVRIDHFAQGTKVFSEGEECNGKMYFVFSGLLQVFKKKATGEDQYVRDIKPGEFFGEMALVFPSPRAATIIAAAEDTKVGVITKDIFLGMGKESPGFLSVILHSIINRLTAVEDTISEKQRELHILINGIPTKDVSQTNTESVTNSEENTQESTEEQVET, via the coding sequence ATGAATGTAGAACATCTTCGAAAATATATCACAGAAGTCCGAATCGACCACTTTGCCCAAGGAACCAAGGTATTTTCGGAAGGCGAAGAATGTAATGGAAAGATGTATTTTGTCTTTTCAGGCCTTTTACAGGTTTTCAAAAAAAAGGCAACAGGTGAAGACCAATACGTGCGGGACATCAAACCAGGTGAATTTTTTGGGGAGATGGCGCTAGTTTTTCCTTCACCAAGAGCTGCCACAATTATTGCCGCAGCCGAGGACACAAAAGTGGGAGTCATCACCAAAGATATTTTCCTCGGGATGGGCAAAGAAAGCCCTGGATTTTTGTCGGTCATTTTACATAGTATTATCAACCGACTAACAGCCGTTGAAGATACGATCTCAGAAAAACAAAGAGAATTGCATATTCTAATCAATGGAATACCTACAAAAGATGTGAGCCAAACGAACACAGAATCTGTCACAAATTCTGAGGAGAACACACAAGAATCAACCGAAGAACAAGTGGAAACCTGA
- a CDS encoding alpha/beta hydrolase — translation MKTLRPNLSKFSLKNHSYLTNLLGIQNKNSSFLLLLYILTYSLFFSCTPKIGEQINKRILDPFDETKNLNVHFVTTRREMGAKDRCEGNSFGFITDINPHYGICIVNVPAKHIIGDISLDNNQDKNTFFQFKGRVNTDDKEFLSKIKSSASEEVLVFVHGFNVNFDEAVLRAGQIKYDLKFPGEVIVYSWPAGADSGILGQVMVKSTYDLNFTEAKINREPFAKFLNDIAGIGKKIHLVVHSMGHQVVLPSLSSLAKSGKSKYIQELILNAPDFDKNEFELILSDLNKSAERITLYCSPGDNALVASQKVNGAPRAGMCFKYSGVDVINVNEVDDPVLGMGGLGHGYYSSRPILTDIYQVLLGVSVEKRLFIRKSGPKNGENFVLRK, via the coding sequence ATGAAAACTCTCAGACCAAATCTTTCCAAATTCTCCTTAAAAAACCATTCTTATCTTACAAATCTCCTTGGAATTCAAAACAAAAATTCCTCTTTTCTATTATTACTTTATATCCTCACTTACTCTTTGTTTTTTTCGTGTACCCCAAAAATTGGGGAACAAATCAACAAACGAATTTTAGATCCATTTGATGAAACTAAGAACCTAAATGTACATTTTGTAACAACCAGAAGAGAAATGGGTGCGAAAGATCGTTGCGAGGGAAATAGTTTTGGTTTTATCACTGATATCAATCCACATTATGGAATTTGCATTGTAAATGTGCCCGCAAAACACATCATTGGTGATATTTCTTTAGACAATAACCAAGACAAAAACACATTCTTTCAATTCAAAGGAAGGGTGAATACTGACGACAAAGAATTTTTATCCAAAATCAAATCCTCTGCCAGCGAAGAAGTCTTGGTATTTGTGCATGGATTCAATGTGAATTTTGATGAAGCAGTTCTGCGTGCAGGACAAATCAAATATGATCTAAAATTTCCTGGAGAAGTGATTGTTTACTCTTGGCCTGCCGGTGCTGATTCGGGTATCCTAGGCCAGGTAATGGTAAAGTCCACCTATGATTTGAATTTTACAGAAGCAAAAATCAACAGAGAGCCATTTGCTAAATTTTTAAATGATATCGCTGGCATTGGGAAAAAAATTCACTTGGTCGTTCATAGCATGGGACACCAAGTTGTATTACCTTCTCTTTCCTCTCTCGCAAAATCAGGCAAATCCAAGTATATACAAGAGCTGATTTTAAATGCTCCTGATTTTGACAAAAACGAATTTGAACTTATTTTATCTGATTTGAACAAATCGGCAGAACGTATCACCTTATATTGTTCTCCTGGAGACAATGCTCTTGTCGCTTCCCAAAAAGTGAATGGAGCACCAAGAGCTGGTATGTGTTTTAAATATTCAGGTGTGGATGTCATCAATGTGAATGAAGTAGATGACCCAGTCCTTGGAATGGGAGGACTTGGTCATGGGTATTATTCTTCAAGACCAATTCTCACAGACATCTACCAAGTGTTACTTGGTGTATCGGTAGAAAAACGCCTATTCATTCGTAAGTCTGGCCCCAAAAATGGGGAAAACTTTGTCCTAAGAAAGTAA
- a CDS encoding IspD/TarI family cytidylyltransferase — MNNLYAILLSGGTGSRMGTDIPKQFLKLRGESLLRHSVKRFRRFGLLKSITVVAHPDWILNTEKELEDLLEPNDRIVEGGETRHLSTVKGIDSISYDEKDIFFIHDVARPNFKQNELYQLVEQTKIFGAASLVCPVTESLVRVKLHQNYTQEPLKRDEVYAVKTPQTLAGFMLRELLLDPLPENPKHHPTDLCTWMGDRRVGVVNTDFRNLKVTSPGDLALAETLYVED, encoded by the coding sequence ATGAACAATCTTTATGCGATTCTTCTTTCTGGTGGTACGGGAAGTAGAATGGGAACGGATATTCCTAAACAATTTTTAAAGCTAAGGGGGGAATCCCTCCTTAGGCATTCTGTGAAACGATTCCGAAGGTTCGGTCTTCTAAAATCCATTACAGTCGTTGCACATCCTGATTGGATTTTGAATACAGAAAAAGAATTGGAAGATCTTTTGGAGCCTAACGATCGTATTGTGGAAGGTGGGGAAACCAGGCATCTTTCTACGGTAAAGGGAATCGATTCCATCTCTTATGATGAAAAAGATATTTTTTTCATCCATGATGTGGCCCGTCCCAATTTCAAACAAAACGAACTCTACCAACTCGTGGAACAAACGAAAATTTTTGGGGCAGCTTCTCTTGTTTGTCCTGTGACAGAAAGCCTCGTTCGGGTCAAACTCCACCAAAATTACACGCAGGAACCCTTAAAACGGGATGAAGTGTATGCCGTCAAAACTCCACAGACTTTGGCTGGGTTTATGTTAAGAGAACTCTTGTTAGATCCACTTCCCGAAAATCCCAAACACCATCCAACCGATTTATGCACATGGATGGGGGATAGGCGAGTCGGAGTCGTGAATACGGACTTTCGCAATCTGAAAGTGACAAGTCCTGGTGATTTGGCTCTTGCCGAAACACTCTATGTCGAAGATTGA
- a CDS encoding peptidoglycan DD-metalloendopeptidase family protein: protein MLLRSPEKSTIGKHVLRWGNINVIQVSPGKYFYNFQSQSSVLHGTIDLNRKRYRILPLLGFSFLFAFFLSILVDKQTYEESLMEKELLSMSTEVEENDTKDKEAKQADAKYLQETEDKKMAILRSAELDNLADNKNKKLKVTQYKVKKNETLSDIARRFKVSVESIAGSSGINPEVSLVSGQILNIPNKQGLMYKLKKGDTLAKVADYYKVKIDDIYAENQLEDYDLFKSGQKVFLPGAVIPETGPVWRIPVASRVITSGWGTRSYPQYKFHMALDLRANYESVYAARKGKVTYSGWMGGYGNAIILSHDDNYQTLYAHNSKLYVKEGDFVSAGKVISRSGCTGYCFGPHLHFEVIKDGKNINPTKLIKGFTYK from the coding sequence ATGCTACTTCGTTCACCTGAAAAGTCTACGATCGGCAAGCATGTGTTACGTTGGGGAAACATAAATGTCATACAAGTTTCCCCAGGTAAGTATTTTTACAACTTCCAATCACAATCGAGTGTTCTACACGGAACCATTGATCTAAACCGTAAACGGTATCGCATTTTACCACTTCTAGGGTTTTCCTTTTTATTCGCCTTTTTTCTATCCATCCTCGTGGACAAACAAACGTACGAAGAATCACTAATGGAGAAAGAACTTCTCAGTATGTCAACTGAGGTGGAAGAAAACGATACAAAAGACAAAGAAGCAAAACAGGCCGATGCAAAATATCTTCAGGAAACAGAAGATAAAAAAATGGCGATCTTACGCTCAGCGGAGCTTGACAATCTGGCTGACAACAAAAATAAAAAACTAAAAGTCACTCAATACAAAGTAAAAAAGAATGAAACTTTGTCAGACATCGCACGTAGATTCAAAGTTTCTGTGGAATCCATTGCCGGAAGTTCCGGTATTAATCCAGAAGTATCTCTTGTTTCAGGCCAAATCTTAAACATACCGAACAAACAAGGTTTGATGTACAAACTGAAAAAAGGGGATACACTCGCCAAAGTAGCCGATTATTACAAAGTTAAAATCGATGATATTTATGCTGAAAACCAATTAGAAGATTATGATTTATTCAAGTCTGGACAAAAAGTATTTTTACCAGGTGCTGTGATTCCAGAAACGGGACCTGTTTGGAGAATCCCTGTGGCTTCACGAGTGATCACATCAGGCTGGGGAACCCGTTCTTATCCACAATATAAGTTTCATATGGCACTTGATTTACGTGCCAATTACGAATCGGTCTATGCAGCAAGAAAAGGAAAGGTCACCTACTCTGGTTGGATGGGTGGTTATGGAAACGCCATCATCTTATCCCATGATGACAACTACCAGACTCTCTACGCGCACAACTCGAAACTCTATGTAAAAGAGGGAGATTTTGTGAGTGCTGGTAAAGTCATCTCTCGCTCTGGTTGCACAGGTTATTGTTTTGGTCCCCACCTTCACTTTGAAGTGATCAAAGACGGAAAAAACATCAATCCAACAAAACTCATCAAAGGATTTACTTACAAATGA
- a CDS encoding transglutaminase family protein, translated as MKQWALVSFILVVNGLLFATEKGEFPSSWKEVQPIYGSISQTQSIVFPESESVELFESVLLIKNNLYFQTKNKEKEISIFYLHLPTGEWKKKNWDKGKIFGWTECGESLLIQTKQKLYELDAENWNVKKESTFSSKSSNWKDIVCIEKQLYRLGKDQLEVYDLETLEPKPEISLPMKSVQRIVKRNENEILLYSSFSGNNTQLFSIKDKTTIKDWKFPTNHRALFKLVSISPDRYFIYDPITKIVGEWLLFDDHLFPVSEGLEMRADEKAVRFSPLHSKLEYQLEVTAKSEIPETSYHVVIPKKETYAQTLREETFHSPSLFGLDETGNRTLTLTLPAMKEGESKVLNVYKGNLTRYKIHWKLDPNLTVNREDVTSKYPNELRDDWFVKLEDPIVVEKRNELFQDKTSVKEILLETAKYVSSIPYKSGKFESAPYVIQKNNGGCTEHSYVTMSLLRGIGIPSRLVWNYLPTESSDVMSLNHKYVEVWVDGYGWIPMEPLAPPRSKPGVSYARHLVFAVMSTPKHPKILAGDRLVQLSKESFPQSKKLQMKLSILKQDVGEKEEESLELQPSQKGNRVIFSGEDLVVP; from the coding sequence ATGAAACAATGGGCTTTGGTATCGTTCATTTTAGTCGTCAATGGACTTTTATTTGCGACAGAAAAAGGAGAATTTCCCTCTTCTTGGAAAGAAGTTCAACCTATCTATGGAAGCATCTCCCAGACTCAATCGATCGTTTTTCCTGAATCGGAATCAGTCGAGTTATTTGAATCTGTTTTACTCATTAAAAACAATCTCTACTTCCAAACAAAAAATAAAGAAAAAGAAATATCCATTTTTTACCTACATCTTCCTACAGGGGAATGGAAAAAAAAGAATTGGGACAAAGGAAAAATTTTTGGTTGGACCGAGTGTGGAGAGAGTCTCCTTATCCAGACCAAACAAAAGTTATATGAACTAGATGCGGAAAATTGGAACGTTAAGAAAGAATCTACTTTCTCTTCCAAGTCTTCCAATTGGAAAGATATAGTTTGTATAGAGAAACAACTCTACCGGTTAGGGAAAGACCAATTGGAAGTTTACGATTTGGAAACGCTGGAACCAAAACCAGAGATTTCACTTCCGATGAAATCGGTACAAAGGATCGTCAAACGGAATGAAAACGAAATCCTTCTCTATTCTTCCTTTTCAGGAAACAACACACAATTGTTTTCTATAAAAGACAAAACTACAATCAAGGATTGGAAATTCCCGACAAATCACCGAGCCCTTTTTAAGCTCGTATCAATTTCTCCTGACCGGTATTTCATTTATGATCCTATTACAAAAATTGTGGGAGAATGGCTTCTCTTTGATGACCATTTATTCCCTGTCAGTGAGGGACTTGAAATGCGTGCAGATGAAAAAGCAGTTCGGTTCTCTCCATTACATTCAAAGTTAGAATACCAATTGGAAGTGACTGCAAAAAGTGAGATTCCTGAAACAAGTTACCACGTTGTCATTCCTAAAAAAGAGACTTATGCGCAAACCCTTCGAGAAGAAACCTTTCATTCTCCAAGCCTTTTTGGTTTGGATGAAACTGGAAATCGAACCCTTACCCTCACACTACCGGCGATGAAAGAGGGAGAATCGAAAGTGCTCAATGTCTACAAAGGAAATCTGACTCGATACAAAATCCATTGGAAACTCGATCCAAATCTAACTGTCAATCGAGAGGATGTTACATCTAAGTACCCGAATGAACTAAGAGATGATTGGTTTGTCAAGTTAGAGGACCCAATCGTTGTGGAAAAACGAAACGAACTCTTCCAAGATAAAACTTCCGTAAAAGAAATTCTTTTGGAAACAGCCAAGTATGTATCTTCCATTCCCTATAAGTCAGGTAAATTTGAATCGGCACCTTATGTGATTCAAAAAAACAATGGGGGATGTACAGAACACTCCTATGTAACCATGTCTTTGTTACGTGGTATTGGCATTCCTTCGAGGCTTGTTTGGAACTACTTACCAACAGAATCCTCTGATGTGATGAGCCTCAATCATAAGTATGTAGAGGTATGGGTGGATGGGTATGGTTGGATCCCCATGGAACCACTGGCACCACCGCGTTCCAAACCTGGTGTAAGTTATGCGAGACATTTGGTCTTTGCGGTCATGTCCACTCCCAAACACCCTAAAATTTTAGCGGGAGATCGTTTGGTTCAACTTTCAAAAGAGAGTTTTCCACAGAGCAAAAAACTTCAAATGAAACTCTCTATTTTAAAACAGGATGTAGGTGAGAAGGAAGAGGAATCACTTGAACTACAACCAAGTCAGAAAGGGAACCGAGTGATATTTTCCGGAGAGGATTTGGTGGTTCCCTAA
- a CDS encoding helix-turn-helix transcriptional regulator: MDYKRKGSLFYFGERILLATRGLVTDPHSHYAVSILVTMQSSFQLVTKDHKTIQTEGIIISPNFFHRLEASETEILVIQLDPKSDEYKRIEMNGSYMLLSHDTIQKIQTIADPLFEKELNCATAREIYDQILSLLGSNLAKRSLDPRIEFAIDRIKKALPNSIHLSELSKETGISKDRFMHLFKENMGIPLRQYLLWQRLHIAARLLQSGENLTTASHAAGFSDQSHLSRTFKKMFGVKPSLFLGGSHLHQVCFCDSNKDSFK; encoded by the coding sequence ATGGATTACAAAAGAAAGGGAAGTCTTTTTTATTTTGGTGAACGGATTCTCCTTGCCACACGTGGTCTTGTCACAGATCCACATTCCCATTATGCAGTTTCCATTCTTGTTACGATGCAATCTTCTTTCCAGTTAGTAACAAAGGATCACAAAACCATCCAAACAGAAGGTATCATCATCTCTCCTAATTTTTTCCATAGGCTCGAAGCAAGTGAAACGGAAATTCTTGTGATCCAATTGGATCCTAAATCGGATGAATACAAAAGAATTGAAATGAATGGAAGTTATATGCTACTTTCCCATGATACAATTCAAAAAATCCAAACCATTGCAGATCCTTTATTTGAAAAAGAGCTAAACTGTGCAACTGCAAGAGAAATTTATGATCAGATTCTATCCTTGTTGGGATCCAATTTGGCAAAACGATCTTTAGATCCTCGCATTGAATTTGCCATTGATAGAATCAAGAAAGCACTGCCAAACTCCATTCATTTGTCTGAACTTTCCAAGGAAACGGGAATTTCAAAAGATCGATTTATGCATTTGTTCAAAGAGAATATGGGAATTCCTCTTAGACAGTATCTATTATGGCAAAGGTTACACATTGCGGCAAGACTTCTTCAAAGTGGTGAGAACTTAACAACAGCATCTCACGCGGCTGGTTTCAGTGACCAATCGCATTTATCTCGCACCTTTAAAAAGATGTTCGGAGTGAAACCCTCTTTATTTTTAGGAGGGTCTCACTTGCACCAAGTTTGTTTTTGTGATTCAAACAAAGATTCTTTTAAATAA
- a CDS encoding PilZ domain-containing protein: protein MILQRIQPWQYVFSFLSAIIAYGLITKKKFGYYLFLCFTFLILTYNIWMVFSVSLGKKFFLAGIRIKTTDIVWNMAITTALLAIAFYFLRREIAAPYLSRTRRGWRTKYRETHPIPFHWTNADGERDGDGLTINISKNGVLLPLTKHHFLNPGDPINLLLKLEKENREPVSISVQGKVVRIDQESDGTEIAGVQLLFLIAQKEEKQIYESFLHRVFAPRYPVSNPVQFFSIDNQANEGTLLNVSLEGLYIESERVLQAGEVCRVKIQTRSGDISVTGVVRWSNPQGKYGKPRGFGIQIDTIENKNLFRVWIWKQRFKLFHGR from the coding sequence ATGATTCTGCAAAGAATTCAACCATGGCAGTATGTTTTCTCTTTTTTGAGTGCGATCATCGCCTATGGCCTCATCACCAAAAAGAAGTTTGGTTATTATCTATTTTTATGTTTTACGTTTCTCATTCTCACCTACAACATTTGGATGGTGTTCTCTGTTTCTCTTGGAAAAAAATTCTTCCTTGCGGGGATTCGCATCAAAACGACTGACATCGTCTGGAATATGGCCATCACCACTGCTCTCCTTGCCATAGCATTTTATTTCTTACGACGAGAAATCGCGGCACCTTACCTGAGTAGGACAAGACGTGGCTGGCGAACCAAATACCGTGAAACACACCCCATCCCTTTCCATTGGACAAATGCTGACGGAGAACGAGACGGGGATGGTCTTACTATCAATATTTCTAAGAATGGGGTTTTATTGCCTCTCACGAAACATCACTTTTTGAATCCTGGTGACCCGATCAATCTCCTGTTAAAATTAGAAAAGGAAAACAGAGAGCCAGTATCAATCTCCGTGCAAGGCAAAGTGGTTCGAATCGACCAAGAATCCGATGGGACAGAAATTGCAGGAGTCCAACTCCTCTTTCTCATTGCCCAAAAAGAAGAGAAACAAATCTACGAATCCTTTTTACACCGCGTGTTTGCCCCACGTTACCCCGTTTCTAATCCAGTTCAATTTTTCTCTATTGACAATCAGGCAAATGAAGGAACGTTACTCAATGTTTCTTTAGAAGGTTTGTATATTGAATCGGAGAGAGTCTTACAAGCAGGAGAAGTTTGTCGGGTTAAAATACAGACACGTTCTGGTGATATTTCTGTGACTGGTGTGGTTCGTTGGTCAAACCCGCAAGGCAAATATGGAAAACCAAGAGGATTTGGAATCCAAATTGATACCATCGAGAATAAAAACCTGTTTCGTGTATGGATTTGGAAACAACGCTTCAAACTATTCCACGGAAGATAA
- a CDS encoding zinc dependent phospholipase C family protein has product MAGKITHIEALSQVKKHLEHGNATQRKIANLLSRPDVASYANLGAVAPDIFYFYHVLQPKRTKKAAFFGDLAHHHKVAELILSFLDQVYDTEMGLYRDRFLAFTLGYICHCVVDIQTHPYIFYISGDYYNNDKKISYQAQVNHMKVEFGLDTLLINHRWGMSAREYDFPQYIDIRHRTVGIKNKMDPVLWNFWLQSLKETFPKEFQSNYIGSEKKIIPGDILNESYLGFYRFTSTLDSRSALMRSLVSLVDALTFHRYNASVLMLPTLEAINPKIMNDEKREWFYPADPNRKFNDSFIDLLNQASQACKEILTRAYEYSFSPESRSKILDSLGGYNLDTGLRYHGIDHMKEFSPLV; this is encoded by the coding sequence ATGGCAGGAAAGATCACACATATTGAAGCGCTCTCCCAAGTAAAAAAACACTTGGAACATGGCAATGCCACCCAAAGGAAAATTGCCAATTTACTCTCTAGGCCAGACGTGGCATCGTACGCCAACTTAGGAGCAGTGGCTCCTGATATTTTTTATTTCTATCATGTCTTACAACCCAAACGTACAAAAAAAGCGGCATTTTTTGGCGACCTTGCCCACCACCATAAAGTAGCAGAGCTCATCTTAAGTTTCCTTGACCAAGTGTATGACACAGAAATGGGTTTGTACAGAGACAGGTTCTTAGCATTCACACTTGGTTACATCTGTCACTGTGTGGTCGACATCCAAACCCATCCGTATATCTTTTACATTTCTGGTGACTACTATAACAACGATAAGAAGATCTCCTACCAAGCGCAAGTGAACCATATGAAAGTGGAGTTTGGTTTGGATACCCTACTCATCAACCACCGTTGGGGGATGAGTGCAAGAGAATACGACTTTCCACAATACATCGACATCCGCCACAGAACCGTTGGTATCAAAAATAAAATGGATCCCGTCCTCTGGAACTTTTGGTTACAATCCTTAAAGGAAACCTTTCCCAAAGAATTCCAGTCCAACTACATTGGTTCTGAAAAAAAAATCATCCCAGGGGACATCTTAAATGAATCCTATCTTGGGTTTTATCGATTTACTTCTACATTAGATTCCAGAAGTGCTTTGATGAGAAGCCTTGTCAGTCTAGTGGATGCACTTACCTTCCACAGATACAATGCATCTGTTCTCATGCTTCCAACACTTGAAGCCATTAACCCGAAGATCATGAACGATGAAAAACGGGAATGGTTTTACCCAGCAGATCCAAATCGAAAATTCAATGATTCTTTTATCGATTTACTGAACCAAGCAAGCCAAGCGTGTAAGGAAATTTTAACGAGAGCCTATGAATATAGTTTTTCACCAGAAAGCCGATCCAAGATTCTGGATTCACTTGGTGGCTACAATTTAGACACGGGCCTTCGTTACCACGGCATCGATCATATGAAGGAATTTTCTCCACTTGTGTAG
- a CDS encoding cyclic nucleotide-binding domain-containing protein produces MNILEFMQNISTQVYLRGDVIFKEGDPHDGSMYCIMSGMFAVTKRMPDGSQEVIKGLGPGEFFGELSLITRRPRAMTISVVSANARVGILRDDQFEKLARINTHFLFQLTKSTVEKLHRAEARLAELDKMIEEIQKDETK; encoded by the coding sequence ATGAACATACTGGAATTCATGCAAAACATCTCCACACAGGTGTATCTAAGAGGCGATGTCATTTTTAAGGAAGGGGATCCCCACGATGGAAGTATGTATTGTATCATGAGTGGAATGTTTGCCGTCACCAAACGTATGCCAGATGGGTCTCAAGAAGTGATTAAGGGACTTGGGCCGGGTGAGTTTTTTGGCGAACTTTCTCTCATCACGAGAAGACCCAGAGCCATGACAATCAGTGTAGTTTCAGCCAATGCTCGCGTCGGAATTTTACGAGATGACCAATTTGAAAAATTAGCACGAATCAACACTCACTTCTTATTCCAACTCACAAAAAGTACAGTGGAAAAACTCCATAGAGCAGAGGCAAGGCTTGCTGAACTCGATAAAATGATCGAAGAAATCCAAAAGGACGAAACCAAATGA
- a CDS encoding polymer-forming cytoskeletal protein — protein MAIGKDSINSVIGPGSIFEGKFYIAGSLRIDGKFEGDIKTEDALVIGETGKVKTNISAREVIVSGTLIGNIKAENEVKLEGTGRMLGDITAPYLELQKGVVAKGNITITGGQKKDVRKIVEESFGGIKSLDSKD, from the coding sequence ATGGCAATAGGTAAGGATTCCATCAACAGCGTTATCGGACCAGGGTCGATATTTGAAGGTAAATTTTATATCGCAGGTTCACTTAGAATCGATGGAAAATTCGAAGGTGATATAAAAACAGAAGACGCACTCGTCATTGGAGAGACTGGAAAGGTTAAAACCAATATCAGTGCCCGAGAAGTGATTGTCTCCGGAACCCTCATTGGTAACATCAAAGCTGAAAATGAAGTAAAACTAGAAGGCACAGGCCGTATGTTAGGTGACATCACTGCTCCTTACTTAGAACTTCAAAAAGGTGTCGTTGCAAAAGGAAACATCACTATCACTGGCGGACAGAAAAAAGACGTTCGTAAGATTGTTGAAGAATCCTTTGGCGGAATCAAATCATTAGATTCAAAGGACTAA